In the genome of Synergistales bacterium, the window GCCAGTTCATAGTTAGACTCATTGAGCCGTAGTGCCCGAGTACCGGCGAGTCCACCTCCCCGGCCACGCCCGCGCCTTTGACAGTATCGGTCATGGCTTCCAGGTTGGGCAGCTCCACATCGGAATTGCCCAGAAGGTCGGTGCCGTCCAGGTACACCCTGAAGTTGATCAGTTTCTCAGGTACCGGATTTGACATTGTAGTTCTCCTTTTATAAGTTTTAAGTGGTTAAGTGGTTAAGTGTTAAGAAAAAGACTTGGAACCTAACACTTAAAACTTAACACTTTTTTTATCCGAACAAAGTGCTCATGTATTCAGGGTCGTATTCCATGATAAAGTCGATTTCCCTTGCCGGGCTCGGCGGGGTGACATACACATGGAACTTGATGATTCCGTCCATCAGATCCGTGACCACGTTCTCACTCTCGTTGAACTCCACTCGGCCGCCCAGGATGAACCCGCGCGCGGCGAGGCCGTTCAGCCAGATATTGGCCGAATCCACAATGGTTTCGATGAGCCTGCGGTTCACGGGATAATCCACCTTCTGCCAGAACGTGAGCGTCAGCGTGTTCCCGATCCAGTTGAACATTCTGCGGATCGGCACAAACGCGTCCTTGGGATCGGTAACCGCCGGATACGTCCCGGTCCGGCTGCCCCAGCATTTCCACCCGCCGATGAAGTTCAGCGCCGTGACAATGCCGTTTCCGTTCAGGTACTGGCCTTCCCCAGGGCCGAGCCACACCTCTGAGC includes:
- a CDS encoding phage tail sheath family protein, translating into GGIDAGTGEKNGLELVNEVFPKFRMVPGQIVCPNWSQDTTVAATMTAKAGNINSHFKAMALTDLDHTTVTKYSDAPETKNTNNLTDELQIVCWPRVKLGDKTYWMSSQLAGLIAQTDGDNEDIPYASPSNHNFQMDSAVANGSEVWLGPGEGQYLNGNGIVTALNFIGGWKCWGSRTGTYPAVTDPKDAFVPIRRMFNWIGNTLTLTFWQKVDYPVNRRLIETIVDSANIWLNGLAARGFILGGRVEFNESENVVTDLMDGIIKFHVYVTPPSPAREIDFIMEYDPEYMSTLFG